The Coffea eugenioides isolate CCC68of unplaced genomic scaffold, Ceug_1.0 ScVebR1_3465;HRSCAF=4682, whole genome shotgun sequence DNA segment TAGCCCTGGTCAGTCAAGCTATTTATGTGTCGCAACACTTGAGCATTTTGGTTCAATTCTAGATGATGATACAATACCCCCTCCCcccgggttttttttttaatcatggATAGTGGTAGAAACGTAAcatacaaaataatcaaaaatttGTCAccttcaaaagaaagaaaaaaaaaaaacaggtgtACAAAGCAAAGCAAGGTACAAAATTATGCGAACTGTGAGTCTGAACTTATCTTGGATTCTCACCAAGAAGGTAAAAGTAACAAAGTGAAGATTCAGTTCAACGTAAGTGCAAAACATCAAGAACTTTTCTCACAAAGCCACTTAACTTTAACGTATGCTTGGCGTTTTCTTCATGGGATAGTACAAACAAGTTTCCTCAATTCTCAAGTCGTGTACAAACAGACAACCACAACCAATTTCCTCTGTAACTGAAAAGCCCAGCGAGCATTCATTTTCACTATTTTCTTGGCCACAGAAATAGAGAAACCATCAGCAGCTTCAGCCCGTGGAAATGACTATAGTGGAGGAAAAAGAGCCCGTATTGAAGTTCCTGTTGGATGTAAATTTGATCCCGCTGATGAAGAATTGATGTTTTATCTGAGGAACAAAATTCTGGGTGGTCGCGATGATTTGCCTAACTATATTTCAACCGCTGATGTTTTTAGAACAAGCCCTGATCAACAACCCTGAAAGTGGAGGAAATTGATGTTTCAGCTTGCCTAACTATCCAACCAATTGGTTCATATGCAGCttcaattttcagttttttccTCTCATCTAAGATTTTGGTTGCGATTCTTCAATTGCATGTCCGTAATTTTGACGGATgaagtttcaaattttgtcaGCGTGGATGAagtttcaatttcttcttccttttctctttttgtgtttttccgCATGCATGTTGGTTTAAGTTATCAGAACGACTAATTATGTGAAATTTTTTGGTTCTACCTTGTGATCGGATTAGACTTGATTCTTTCGAATGGGGGCTGTAAAATTACTTTTCTTGGTTGAGGCACTCCTCGATGagtgaattgagtgagttggtTTGCAAGTGCTTAAAGCAGTCCCTCTATCTACCTCTTCCCAATTGGTAGATGGATGATTTGAGGTTGATTCTTCAACTACTCGAGCTGCTCTTACTCCCCGCCCATATATTTTTGCATCCCATAGTTTCAACAAATCGTTTAGCTCCGTTCATCTTCGGTGCAAGAGTGCTCGATCAGTGAAGAGTACGGACCCCATTGTGGGTAAATGGAAAACCAACTGTACAAACCCAAGGAAAGGCTGCACAGCAAGTAATAGGGGAATTTTTGGCCGAAAGAGTGTGGGGGCTTGGGGCTGAGAAACCTATCAAATTTGAAGCTCTAGAAACTACAGGGGGACAAGATTTACTGAATTTGTGGTGAAATACATCAATATGACCTAcaaatgtttttttttggtcaaaactTCGTTGTTTGGTTCccaaaatgaactaaaaaaaataaaaaaacaaaaggatacATTGTTAAATCTCCTTGCGTTACACCTATGTGGGACTTAGCAAACATGATTTGGCTTATTAAATGTTATTATTTCTTTTGTACAATGTCTAAAGGTCGATTCTCGATCACagttcattattattattgttattattagtAAACGTCATTCTCTTTCCGATCTATCACTTGCTGATTGGTAGCCATCCTCTACTTATTCCAATAATACTTTTGAATTAACTCTTCTTAGACCCTTTAAATAATAAGTTAGACTAAAGCGTAAACGTACAGcttcaaaaaaatatatatattagagaGCAGTCCCTATGCAAGTTCTATCTTCTTTTCTCAAGGACAGGTAACATCtgtcttttaatttcttaaGGATTCTCTTTGCCATCTTTGTTGGATTTCTAATCTGTCAGTTGTTTTGATGATTAGACATTTCCTATATCTACCTGGTTATTAGTTTTGCGTCCAATGGATCATGTTcttgaaaattatattaaatGTCATTTCAAGTTAATGCAGTTAGCTGTTAATCATTTCCAAAGCTTTTTTGATAATTTGTAGATAGCTGCGAGTATAGCACCGGAGAGAAATGGTTTTTTAACACCGTAGCGCCAAATGACAATGTGTTCACTGGAGATGGTTATTGGACCCCTACATCTGCAAAAGCCATCTACACTGGTGGACAAGCAGATGGTTACAAGAAAGAATTCATCTACCATCGTGGAACAGAACATCCTGGAAAAAGAACCAATTGGTGCATATACCAATTCAGGCTAAATCCAGATGTGTATGTAGCAAATGCTATTGGCAATACTGTTGAATATAAGGCAATCAATTTTCTTCTTATGTAAAAAACCATTTACATATTAAGATTGCCGTGAGTATGTACAACTCCCCTTTGGAAATGCTATCCTTGACTTTAATGCTATGGGATTAAACGAACTATGGGATGTTAAGGTaatcaactcccctttggtaATGCTATCCTTAACTTTAATCCCATAGTTTTGACAAATGTTTGGCCCCATTCATTTTCGGCGCAAGAAGTGATTACTTGAAATGTTGTTGATTATGTACATTACCATTTTGTTATCTCATACTTACATTAATTAGACTTCTAATCAAGTTCTAATAAGAAAGTGTCTTTGTTTTTGCAGATATCAAGTATTGTAGCCTGCATGGTATTCCGTAAGGAAGCTGTTGTCCAGTCGAATCGccgaaagagaaagagagaaaaagaactAATGAGCTTTTAGACTACCAGAAGATTAAAGTTTGCAATCGAAATATCACACTTGTAGGAAGAAGTCCTTAGATTGCGAACATTGATGCAATGTATAGATTTTGAGTTGTTTGTTTTAACTTTATGATTATGTTGCCTATCAAAACGTACTTTTCATATATCGAGAATATGTCTTCTTGTTGTTCTCGACATATTTCATCATTGGTGTCTTGGATTTTTCAACTCTTTTGGTACCAAAATCAACATTAGTCATCTTGGCTCCCATCCAAACATTTAACATTAGGGCCGTCAACAACACCCAATGTTTCCTTAATTTGAATGAAGTGGTCAATATTAAGCGCATGATATTGGCCTATTGTAAAAGTTTAACAACGCCTTAAGAAGACTTACAAGAAGGCAGGGATTAGCACTGTATATGCATCGCGCCCTTATAAGCCAAGCTTAAGTAGTGACCTCCGGGGATTTGATGATTACAGCTTTGGTTTTCAGGGGTTGAATATTTTGTAGACCCAATCTAATGGAACTACAGAGATTGTAAGGTACTTTAAAAGGGTAATATTTGGTTTTGAGGGTCCTAATCTAAAACCCCTACTTGAAACTCAAAATACAAGAGCCAAGAACCGTATATACATTACTTTTTTATGTCTAAAGTGCTTAAAGATTCGGTTGAAGTTGAATCAAGTCCAAAACTTCAAGTACTCACCAAAATGCTCCGCCGTGTGTATTTGGTTGTTTGAGTATGGTATACAACCTTGAGACAATCTGAGTGCAattggaagaagaaaatgatcCTTTGAGGCTATATAgccaaatataaaatataaactaaaaactagaaCTAATTAACCAAATTGAGCTTCAACTTTATCAAAGCCACCTCAAATTTAGCATACATCTTTGGTACTTCAACCCACGGTTTATGAAAGAAATATGATGTTTCACCATGTACTCTAGTAGTTAACACATAATTGATAGCAAGGCACACAAATTTTCTGTTTACCTTGAACTCCAATTCAAAGTCTTGACATCTTcgttaagaaaaaaatattactgTTTCTAAGTACTATGATATATTGATCACATTCATACTCGATTGAGGCATTTATCAAGCACAACTAGATGTTTATGTGCTGTGAGAATCTATCACCTAATTAATATATCACGAACCTCCAAATCTAAAGGCTTAACATCATTAAATTTAGTATTTAGATAGTGTAACTGAAACATATCTACTTAATAATCTATTTCCCCATTACATGTATGCACCTCATTTACTATGCATTGTGATGCCGTGCTGCTGCTTTTGACATACTTAATATCCTAAACacaaacatttaaaaaaaaaaaaaaaaaaacacccacATAGACAAAACAAAATTGGGTAATCTGAATCCGTGACCTGAAGGAAACTTCAAATTAAAACATGAAGTCGGCTAATTCTTGAATTTATTTCATCATGGCTCCTGCATATCGCAAGGTTAAATTGCACAATCATTTGACAGGACCCCGCCTTTCATTAACATTAGTTGAAGAATTTTCTCAACCAAGCTTCGTGCTAGCTTATGGTACTTAACAAGGGTTTCATTTGCTGCAAGTACCAATGATTTATACAGGGAAAAAAATAACTTAcaaatcaaaaaattttctccAAGTGCAGCTAACAAGGGATGTTTCTTGAGTTGCGAGAGAAATCAACTTGAATTCAGACTAAGGCAGAAATCAACTTAAGTTTAGCCAAGCTCTAGTTGAATCAAGTTGTTGATGTGTCGCGACTTAGTTACATTTCAACAATTTGGTTCAATTCTAGATATAGATACAACATCCCTTCCCATTTTTTACCTTGGATAGTGGTACAAATATGCCatacaaaataataataaatttgtcacctttgggaaaaaaaaaggtgtaCAAAGCAAAGCAAGGTACAAGATTATGCGAACAGTGAAGCCTGATGAAGAAGCGCAGACGCTTCCCCGAGGAGAGCTGACCTGATCAGCTCGGGGTGTCGATGGGAGAGCTGATCCAAGACCTGTAAAACAGAGAAGATGAGCTAACAGAGGGGGCCCGAGGGTTGTCCCCGAGGGCGCTCCGACGGccaagttagttttccggtgagtAGGGTTCACGGGAAGTAGCAACTGTCCAGAGTTAATTGCCAATAATCAGCGTCCCTTGTACAGTGGATGTGTGCTATTATTTATACCTGCGAGGGAGTCCGACCTCCGCACGACGCGGGACTTGCCCGGTATAAATAGTATCCCGCACTCGGGGGGGGGACTTCCTCCGACCTCTTCGGGATGGACCTTCGCCTCCCCTGAGAGCCCTAGTCGGTACGGCCCGGGGCTGCTCCCAGGGGTCTGAGGGCCAAGGCCCAGCTCGGCCAttcctgggctgccacgtgtctgGGCCCGGAACGGGGCCTCTGCACTAGCCCCCTAGATTAGGTAGGACTGTCAGGCAGACCTAATCTACCTCCGCCACGTGGAAGGCCAGAGCCGCGCACTACTCTGCCGAGGTCACTTCTGGTACAGTGCTGTCACAGGGACGCTGTGCCCGCGTCCTTTCAGCTGTCCCGCCTTTTCGGTTTTCGTACCAGCATTAAATGCGTTCACATGGGGGTCGGTTCAAATTCACGCAACCGTTTTCCCTCCACTCTTCCCCCTATAAATAGGGGATGCCAAATTCTCATCTGTCCCATTTGCCATTTCCGCTTCTTCTTGTGCATTTCAAGTTATCACGCTCCCTGTGCACTCACATTTCCATTTTCCAGCAACCTCCGGCGTCCTGTGCCCAGATTCCGGCGAGCCTTCAGTCCTTCTTCTGCCGTTCTCAGTAAGTCCTTTCTGCGATTCATCTTCCCCCTCTGCAGTGTCTTTTTTGCCCTCTGCTACCTCCTACTTTTTATGTCGGATCATTCTTCCTCCTCTGTTGCTATAGTATCAGTCCGCCGCAGAGCTCCCCGAATCATCGCTCTTTCCTCGCCTTCACCCTCATCTTCGTCACCATCTTCTCCTCCCCCTCTTTCCCCTTCTTCTGCTTCTAGTCCCAGCTTCCACACCTCAGACCTGCCCGAGCCTACTGACACCATGAGCTCTCCTCCACCCCAGTCTCCTTCATCCCATCCTTTTTCTGCCCGCGCTCTAGAGGAAACGGCTGAGCTCGACGCCTACCTCGAGCGAGAGGCCGCAACCACCTCCTCTCCCCAGTCCCCCCATGATTCCCCTGGCAGGGCCCAGGGCGGAGCTGGGGAAGACAGGGATCCCTCTGAGGGGACCCCTACCTCGGAGCAGGGGGAGGATCCCGAATTCTCCTACGGTTACCCAGACCTACAGGAGGCCACCCTATTGCCCCAGGACGTGGCCGAGCTGGCCGAGTCGTACTCCATCCCTCCGGCCTTCGAGCCGAGGGCGGCCGGGCCCGACGACCGAGCCTGCCGACCTCCCCCAGGCTTCGTGGCCATCTACAGGGAGCAGCTCATCGCAGGGCTCCGTCTCCCCATCCATCCAGCTCTGACCCATATTCTGACCTACTGGGGGCTCAGAATCACCCAACTTCACCCTACCTCCATCAGGATCATCACCGGATTCCTGATTTACTGCCTTCTCTGCGACATCCCCTactctctctcccttttccGAGCCGCCTTCATTCTTAAGTCCTCCCTTCCGGGATGGTACTACTTCTCCCGCCGGGGCCCCCAGACCAAGGGAGGGAAAGGGGCCCAGGAGTTGTTCTTCGGCCTCCCCTCCTCCGTTAAGGATTGGAAGGAGGATTTCTTCTTTGTCAGATCCACACATTTTCCCCCCAATGTGTGGAAGGTTGGGGGGGTCAAGGCCGACCCCTACCCAAAGGACCTGGACTACGAGACCCTCAGCCCGCTGTTGGGCTCCAAGGTGAAGCTCGATGTTACCAGGATCTCTACCGAGCAGATCTCCGCAACAGGGCTGATGGGGACGTTGTCCGGATCCTCTGGGGAAGTGGCGACCCCCCAGCCCAAACTCGACACCTGTAACGCTGGCTCTGACCCTGTCTTTATTCATAGTGTATAGACTTTCCCTTTTTTGCCTTTTACTGTCTTTCGTCTGGCTGACCTGGTGTTCATTTCAGTGAGGAAACTCTCCCAGCTGTTGGGCGCATCTCTCGAGGAGGCCACTCCCGACCCCCAGCCGGGAGCTGCTCGGGGGGCCCCAGGTGGGGCTTCCACCCCGGGGGGCGGCTCAGCCCCCCAGAAGGAGACATCACAACCATCCCCCTCCAAGCAGGCCGCCAGCAAAAAGAAGGCGGCCGGTCAAAAGAGGGGCAGAGGGGACGAGCCCTCTCAGACTGGGCAGAAGAGGCTCGCCCTAGTCTCCGCACAGCCTCCTCCTCTTGCGCGGGTCTCCGGGGGACCAGTCC contains these protein-coding regions:
- the LOC113757943 gene encoding NAC domain-containing protein 1-like, whose translation is SCEYSTGEKWFFNTVAPNDNVFTGDGYWTPTSAKAIYTGGQADGYKKEFIYHRGTEHPGKRTNWCIYQFRLNPDVYVANAIGNTVEYKISSIVACMVFRKEAVVQSNRRKRKREKELMSF